The DNA window AAATGGAAATTTCCTATTTGCAATTCCGATTCATTATTTAAAATGATATCTGCTTCTTTCCCAGAAATAGATGGTATTTCTGCATACTTTGCAGAACCATTTTTGGAAGGATCTAATAACCATTTCTTTTCAGCAGTGTGTATGTAAACAGGAATGGTATATGCATCTCTTACTTCGTCTACTGCACCAATATGATCAAAATGCGCATGTGTCAATAGAATCGCAAGTGGCTTTAATTTTAATCGATGAAGTTCGCTAATTAGCTTTTCCCCTTCTCCACCTGGATCAAATATTAAGCATTGCTTTTCAGCATTCGATACGATATAGCAATTTGTCTGAATAAAACCTAATGGATAAGTTCTGATGTTAGAAGTAGCCATTTAATCACTCTTTTCTTTGATTTTATTACATTGTACAGAATTTTAGGTCTGAAGACCACACTGCAAATCCAATTAAGAAACTATCTCCAGCATTATGAAATCCTCTATATAAGAATTAGAGGCTATAGGGTGCAGGTTAATTGGGTAATCTCTTTTTACTCCACTTAATTTAACTAATGCGTGTTTCTCACAAACGAACTAGCTCAACAAATTACTCTTAGGTATACGCCTCTGCACTTTATAAAAACTTGAATACTCTATTATAACTGAAGGGCACATCATACCACCCTGACTGTGCCTCCAGTGGTTTTAAAATATCTTCTTAAAACCGAACAAATGAATCAGGTGAACATCCATTTTTGACATAGAATGAACTAACTCAAATATAGGAGGTGTATAATATGGGTAATGTAGGTGGAGATAGAAACAACGGATCCGGATTCGCTTTAATTGTTGTTCTGTTTATTCTTTTGATTATTGTTGGAGCAAGTTTCTTAAGCAACTGTGACCACGGCGGTGGATACGGCGGCGGTTATTAACTTTGTGCTTATAACCAAAATTTACAGAACATCTGAGACAGGTCTTAAAAACCTGTCTTTTTTGCAGTTATTCATAGGAATTCTATTATTTCTTTCGCCCAAAAATTGATTTCCAATACGTAGAGCATGATAGATTTTTACTGTTTTTTTAATTTGTGTTTATGGAAGATTAGGGAATGGATACGTACGTTTTCACCTATTTCTTATTTAAAAAGATAAT is part of the Psychrobacillus sp. FSL H8-0483 genome and encodes:
- a CDS encoding YjcZ family sporulation protein, with amino-acid sequence MGNVGGDRNNGSGFALIVVLFILLIIVGASFLSNCDHGGGYGGGY
- a CDS encoding MBL fold metallo-hydrolase; the protein is MATSNIRTYPLGFIQTNCYIVSNAEKQCLIFDPGGEGEKLISELHRLKLKPLAILLTHAHFDHIGAVDEVRDAYTIPVYIHTAEKKWLLDPSKNGSAKYAEIPSISGKEADIILNNESELQIGNFHFQLLHTPGHSPGSLTFYFEEDGFAVVGDTLFQNSIGRTDLPGGNEEQLMKAIHTKLLTLPETTIIYPGHGPASTIEDEMEKNPFLNGF